In Gouania willdenowi chromosome 15, fGouWil2.1, whole genome shotgun sequence, one DNA window encodes the following:
- the klhl31 gene encoding kelch-like protein 31 — MAPKKNKTTKKSKGDINDMTIIVENSPMNKINGLNTLMEGGNGFSCISTEVTDSAYAPNLLEGLSTMRHDSFLCDLAVATKSKSFDVHKVVMASCSEYIREILKKDPTLQKIDLNDLSPVGLATAITYAYSGKLTLSLYSIGSTIAAAILLQIGTLVKMCSDFLMQELTVENCMYVANIADAYDLKDTKAAAQKFMRENFIEFSEMEQFLKLTYEQISEFLSDDSLQLPSEVTAFQIAMKWLDFDEKRLKYAADLLTHIRFGTISAQDLVNHVQSAPRMMQDHECHRLLVDAMNYHLLPYQQNILQSRRTKVRGGLRVLLTVGGRPALTEKSLSKEVLYRDSDNVWNKLTEMPAKSFNQCVAVLDGFLYVAGGEDQNDARNQAKHAVSNFCRYDPRFNNWIHLANMIQRRTHFSLNTFNGLLFAVGGRNADGVQASVECYVPSSNQWQMKAPMEVPRCCHGSSIIDGKILVSGGYINNAYSRAVCSYDPSTDTWQDKSSLSTPRGWHCAATAGDRAYVIGGSQLGGRGERVDVLTVESYNPHNGQWSYCTPLHTGVSTAGVSILNSKIYILGGWNEGEKKYKKCIQVYNPDLNEWTEDDELPEATVGISCCVVTIPTRKTRESRASSVSSAPVSI; from the exons ATGGCACCCAAAAAGAACAAGACCACCAAAAAGAGCAAAGGGGACATAAATGACATGACCATCATTGTTGAAAACAGCCCCATGAACAAGATAAATGGGTTAAACACACTGATGGAAGGAGGAAATGGCTTCAGCTGCATTTCAACCGAAGTCACAGATTCTGCATATGCCCCAAACCTCTTGGAAGGTTTGAGTACCATGAGGCATGATAGTTTCCTTTGTGATCTAGCAGTAGCCACCAAATCAAAGTCCTTTGATGTCCACAAGGTTGTGATGGCCTCTTGCAGCGAGTACATCAGAGAAATCTTAAAGAAGGACCCAACCCTCCAGAAGATTGACCTCAACGACCTCTCCCCAGTCGGTCTTGCAACTGCTATAACCTATGCATATTCAGGAAAGCTCACCCTATCACTCTACAGCATAGGTAGCACCATTGCTGCAGCCATTCTGCTGCAGATTGGTACTTTAGTGAAGATGTGTAGTGATTTCCTAATGCAAGAGCTGACCGTGGAGAATTGCATGTATGTGGCAAATATTGCTGATGCCTACGACCTCAAAGACACCAAGGCAGCGGCACAAAAGTTCATGAGGGAGAACTTCATTGAGTTTTCTGAAATGGAGCAGTTCTTGAAGCTCACGTATGAACAAATCAGTGAATTCCTTTCTGATGATTCCCTGCAGCTCCCTTCTGAAGTCACAGCCTTCCAGATTGCCATGAAATGGTTAGACTTTGATGAAAAGAGATTGAAGTATGCAGCAGATCTCCTAACTCACATCCGCTTTGGCACCATCTCTGCACAAGACCTGGTAAATCATGTCCAGAGTGCGCCCAGGATGATGCAAGACCATGAGTGCCATCGTCTCCTCGTTGATGCAATGAATTATCACCTGCTGCCATACCAACAGAACATCCTCCAATCACGCAGAACAAAGGTACGTGGCGGCCTCAGAGTACTTCTCACAGTTGGAGGACGCCCTGCGCTGACGGAAAAGTCTCTAAGCAAAGAGGTTCTCTACAGAGATTCAGACAATGTGTGGAATAAGCTTACCGAAATGCCAGCAAAGAGCTTCAATCAGTGTGTGGCAGTCCTGGACGGGTTCCTGTATGTGGCTGGAGGTGAGGACCAGAATGATGCGAGGAACCAGGCAAAACATGCTGTCAGCAACTTCTGCAG GTATGACCCGCGATTTAACAACTGGATTCATCTGGCCAACATGATCCAAAGACGTACCCACTTTAGCCTCAACACATTCAATGGCCTCTTATTTGCTGTTGGAGGGCGAAATGCTGATGGAGTTCAGGCCTCCGTAGAGTGCTACGTCCCATCATCCAACCAGTGGCAGATGAAAGCACCCATGGAGGTACCACGCTGCTGCCATGGTAGCTCCATCATTGATGGCAAGATCCTTGTATCTGGAGGTTACATCAACAATGCCTACTCCAGGGCAGTGTGCTCGTACGACCCTTCTACTGACACCTGGCAGGACAAGAGCAGTCTGAGCACGCCCAGAGGCTGGCACTGTGCTGCCACGGCGGGAGACAGGGCCTATGTCATTGGAGGCAGCCAACTTGGAGGTCGTGGAGAAAGGGTGGATGTCCTCACAGTCGAGTCCTACAATCCTCATAATGGGCAGTGGAGCTACTGCACACCTCTGCACACGGGGGTGAGCACAGCTGGTGTTTCTATTTTGAACAGCAAGATATATATCCTTGGAGGATGGAACGAGGGAGAGAAGAAGTATAAGAAATGCATTCAGGTTTACAACCCCGACCTGAATGAATGGACTGAGGATGATGAATTGCCAGAAGCGACAGTTGGCATTTCATGCTGTGTTGTCACCATACCGACACGAAAAACCAGAGAGTCTAGAGCAAGTTCAGTTTCATCTGCACCAGTTAGTATATAA